A window from Pokkaliibacter sp. MBI-7 encodes these proteins:
- a CDS encoding DUF799 domain-containing protein produces MIISKLLRHVIGLAAVAVLTIVGGCATQPAVDYSAFKASKPASVLVLPPMNESPEVQASDAVLAQLTMPLAESGYYVIPVAVARETFRQNGMTQPAEIQALPIAKLREIFGADAALYIKVQRYGTSYFVIGSESAVAMEGKLVDLRDGKELWSSKAVASSAEGRSSGGGLAGLLITALASQILDSIGDESFRQAGIASQRFVSGMLPGPYAPNYAAVYGTVQ; encoded by the coding sequence ATGATTATTTCTAAGTTATTGCGCCACGTAATCGGGCTCGCTGCTGTAGCTGTGCTAACCATAGTTGGAGGTTGTGCTACTCAACCAGCAGTGGACTATTCAGCATTTAAAGCCAGTAAGCCTGCCTCAGTACTGGTATTACCACCGATGAATGAATCGCCAGAGGTACAAGCGAGTGACGCGGTACTGGCGCAGTTAACCATGCCTCTTGCTGAAAGTGGCTACTATGTTATTCCCGTTGCCGTTGCTCGTGAAACTTTTCGTCAGAATGGTATGACCCAGCCTGCTGAGATTCAGGCACTCCCCATAGCCAAACTGAGAGAGATTTTCGGGGCTGATGCCGCGCTGTACATCAAAGTGCAGCGCTATGGAACTTCCTACTTCGTGATTGGTAGTGAGAGTGCTGTTGCTATGGAAGGTAAACTTGTTGATCTTCGCGACGGTAAGGAACTATGGTCTTCAAAGGCGGTGGCGTCCAGCGCAGAGGGGCGTTCATCAGGTGGGGGGCTGGCAGGGCTGCTGATAACGGCACTAGCGAGTCAAATCCTCGACAGCATCGGTGACGAAAGTTTCCGGCAGGCGGGCATTGCCAGCCAGCGTTTCGTTTCCGGTATGTTGCCCGGGCCTTATGCGCCGAACTACGCCGCAGTCTATGGCACGGTGCAATGA
- a CDS encoding DUF4810 domain-containing protein has product MKKTARSAALCLTLLMAGCASQPKTLYYWGDYSASVDAYIMNEGGDVDQQIALLEQTEVKAKTGNAKTPPGFYAQLGLLMVNKGDLDKARVAFESEKEHFPESATYMDFLLKNL; this is encoded by the coding sequence ATGAAAAAGACTGCACGCAGTGCTGCGCTGTGCCTGACTTTGCTGATGGCGGGTTGTGCCAGTCAACCTAAAACACTCTATTACTGGGGTGACTACAGTGCCTCTGTCGACGCATACATCATGAATGAAGGTGGAGACGTCGATCAGCAAATTGCGCTACTGGAGCAAACTGAGGTGAAGGCAAAGACAGGCAATGCTAAAACGCCACCGGGGTTCTATGCACAGCTTGGCTTATTGATGGTCAACAAAGGCGATCTTGATAAAGCGCGAGTTGCTTTTGAATCGGAGAAGGAACATTTTCCCGAATCTGCGACTTACATGGACTTTTTGTTGAAGAATCTGTAG
- a CDS encoding CsgG/HfaB family protein gives MKWLSAMAMSALLVGCATESSRVIEAQPVAVAPATASAVRSPISVGKFDNRSSYLRGVFSDGNDRLGSQAKTILLTSLQQTNRFSVLDRENMTETKQESAIRGNAQHLKGARYVVTGDVTEFGRKEVGDHQLFGILGRGKSQIAYAKVSLNVVDTDTSEVVYSSQGSGEYSLSNREIVGFGGTSGYDSTLSGKVLNLAIQQAVSNLVTGIDQGAWKPQAN, from the coding sequence ATGAAATGGCTTTCTGCAATGGCTATGTCAGCCTTGCTTGTAGGATGTGCAACAGAGTCTTCACGTGTTATTGAAGCTCAACCCGTTGCAGTGGCACCTGCAACAGCATCAGCTGTGCGTAGCCCCATATCGGTCGGCAAGTTTGATAACCGCAGTAGTTACTTACGTGGCGTATTTTCTGATGGCAATGATCGATTGGGCAGTCAGGCCAAGACTATTCTGCTGACCAGTTTGCAGCAGACAAATCGTTTCAGTGTGCTAGATCGCGAAAATATGACGGAGACGAAACAGGAAAGTGCCATCCGTGGTAATGCTCAGCATCTAAAAGGTGCTCGCTATGTGGTCACTGGCGATGTCACTGAATTCGGTAGAAAAGAGGTGGGGGATCATCAGTTATTTGGGATTCTTGGTCGTGGCAAGTCTCAGATTGCATACGCAAAAGTCAGTTTAAATGTAGTCGATACGGACACTTCTGAAGTGGTTTACTCCTCTCAGGGCAGTGGTGAATACAGTTTATCTAATCGAGAGATTGTAGGGTTTGGTGGCACTTCTGGTTATGACTCCACGTTGAGTGGCAAGGTGTTGAATCTTGCCATTCAACAAGCGGTCAGCAATCTGGTTACAGGTATTGATCAGGGCGCATGGAAGCCTCAGGCCAACTAA
- a CDS encoding LLM class flavin-dependent oxidoreductase: MSHIPSHTAAAEATLATTPLSVLDLSPILEGHTAADSFANSLALARHAEQAGYQRIWLAEHHSMPGIASSATAVLIGHIAGGTERIRVGSGGIMLPNHAPLVIAEQFGTLESLYPGRIDLGLGRAPGSDGKTMRALRRDLHSSGDDFPQLLHELHSYLVGNGPVRAIPGEGLDIPLWLLGSSDFSARLAGQLGLPFAFAGQFAPNHMMMALQAYRTAFTPSAVLQQPYAMVGMNVVVADSDAEAQYLFSSQQQHVLNLFRNTLGKLQPPVENMDALWEAHEKHSVLSFLGGSVVGSPEKVKQQMALFLRSTQANELIINCAVYDQQARRRSYSLLAEIKAAG, from the coding sequence ATGTCGCACATCCCTTCTCACACTGCCGCAGCGGAAGCCACGCTGGCGACAACGCCGCTGTCCGTGCTGGATCTTTCACCCATTCTTGAAGGCCATACCGCGGCTGACTCCTTTGCCAATAGTCTGGCACTGGCACGTCATGCCGAGCAGGCGGGTTATCAGCGCATCTGGCTGGCTGAGCATCACAGCATGCCGGGGATAGCCAGTTCGGCCACTGCTGTTCTGATCGGTCATATTGCTGGTGGTACCGAACGTATTCGTGTTGGTTCCGGCGGCATCATGCTACCCAACCATGCACCACTGGTGATCGCAGAGCAGTTCGGTACGCTGGAATCCCTCTACCCCGGCCGCATTGATCTGGGCCTCGGCCGCGCTCCCGGTAGCGATGGCAAGACCATGCGTGCCCTGCGTCGCGACCTGCACAGCAGCGGTGACGACTTCCCCCAGCTGCTGCACGAGCTGCATAGTTATCTGGTAGGCAACGGCCCGGTGCGGGCCATTCCCGGCGAAGGTCTGGATATTCCTTTATGGCTGCTGGGCTCCAGTGACTTCAGCGCCCGTCTGGCAGGACAACTGGGGTTGCCTTTTGCCTTTGCTGGTCAGTTTGCACCCAACCACATGATGATGGCGCTGCAGGCTTATCGCACGGCCTTCACCCCCTCCGCGGTGCTGCAGCAACCCTATGCCATGGTGGGCATGAATGTGGTCGTGGCTGACAGTGATGCCGAGGCCCAGTACCTGTTCAGCAGCCAGCAACAGCATGTGCTCAATCTGTTCCGCAACACGCTGGGCAAGCTGCAGCCACCGGTGGAGAACATGGATGCCCTGTGGGAGGCACATGAGAAGCATTCGGTACTGAGCTTTCTCGGGGGCTCCGTCGTCGGCAGCCCGGAGAAGGTGAAGCAGCAGATGGCGCTGTTCCTGCGCAGCACTCAGGCCAACGAGCTGATCATCAACTGCGCCGTCTATGACCAGCAGGCCCGACGTCGTTCCTACTCTCTGCTGGCCGAGATCAAGGCGGCAGGCTGA
- a CDS encoding alkaline phosphatase PhoX: MNHSVDSSRRNLLKFIAGTPLLPLAGGLAGMVSSSVFAADLKASSVRFVPMDAPTLSNPAEMATTTVKSSMVVNYTDGSSKTFKLGYKPFFVTGDMVADGKGGQILAGGYFDINNQPIMNTNGKQFFSDCPDGSSLLSLKDAKVDGVKGNPVFAVVQFEYTSRDAEGADMYGKLPSPIAILSLDQNPETGELSLVKYHNVDTSGVHGLWITCGASLSPWNTHLSSEEYEPDAFKAASDEQFQGYSKHLYGDASKANPYHYGHLPEVTVNPDGTGTVQKHYGIGRISHELVQVMPDERTVLMGDDATNGGLFMYVADKARDLSSGNLYVGKWTQTSGKGPGAGDISWIKLGHATSDEIKALVDGGIKPTDIMEVAYKDPSDASFTKIGFGGKPNWVKLKPGMEKAAAFLETHRYAALVGGTLGFTKMEGTTVNIADKRAYSAMSYVYKTMTDGSNDIHVEGPKAGAVYEHILQGGQKDSEGNAIDSEWVSTHMEPPAALIGEDLAKADALGNSAHADKIANPDNLKFSEKLRTLFIGEDSGNHVNNFLWAYNVDTKELSRILSCPAGAESTGLHAVDEINGWTYIMSNLQHPGDWESPLHDVVKDTLDPLVRANYKDRFGAAVGYVTGMPELG; encoded by the coding sequence ATGAACCATAGCGTTGACAGTTCCCGTCGCAACCTTCTCAAATTTATCGCTGGCACCCCCCTGCTGCCTCTGGCTGGCGGCCTGGCTGGCATGGTCAGCTCCAGCGTCTTCGCGGCGGACCTGAAAGCCTCTTCCGTGCGCTTTGTGCCGATGGATGCTCCGACTCTGAGCAACCCTGCCGAAATGGCCACCACCACCGTCAAATCCAGCATGGTGGTGAACTACACCGACGGCAGCAGCAAAACCTTCAAACTGGGTTACAAGCCTTTCTTCGTCACCGGCGACATGGTGGCTGATGGCAAGGGTGGTCAGATACTGGCCGGTGGTTACTTCGACATCAACAACCAGCCCATCATGAACACCAACGGCAAGCAGTTCTTCTCTGACTGCCCCGATGGCAGCAGCCTGCTGAGCCTGAAAGATGCCAAGGTCGACGGCGTCAAGGGCAACCCGGTATTCGCCGTAGTACAGTTCGAATACACCTCACGCGATGCCGAAGGTGCCGACATGTACGGCAAACTGCCTTCACCCATCGCCATCCTGTCTCTGGATCAGAACCCTGAAACCGGCGAATTGAGCCTGGTTAAATACCACAATGTGGATACCAGCGGCGTGCACGGCCTGTGGATCACCTGCGGCGCCAGCCTGTCTCCGTGGAATACCCACCTGTCCAGCGAAGAGTATGAGCCCGATGCGTTCAAGGCCGCCTCTGACGAACAGTTCCAGGGTTACAGCAAGCACCTGTACGGCGATGCCAGCAAAGCCAACCCTTACCACTATGGCCACCTGCCCGAAGTAACCGTCAATCCCGACGGCACCGGCACAGTGCAGAAACACTACGGTATCGGTCGTATTTCTCACGAGCTGGTACAGGTCATGCCTGATGAGCGCACCGTACTGATGGGCGACGATGCCACCAACGGCGGTCTGTTCATGTACGTGGCTGACAAAGCACGCGACCTGTCTTCCGGCAACCTGTACGTCGGCAAGTGGACTCAGACTTCCGGCAAAGGCCCCGGCGCTGGCGACATCTCCTGGATCAAACTGGGCCATGCCACCAGCGATGAAATCAAAGCGCTGGTAGACGGCGGCATCAAACCCACCGACATCATGGAAGTGGCTTACAAAGACCCCAGCGATGCCTCCTTCACCAAGATCGGTTTCGGTGGCAAGCCTAACTGGGTCAAGCTCAAGCCTGGTATGGAAAAAGCGGCTGCCTTCCTGGAAACCCACCGTTATGCAGCCCTGGTCGGCGGCACCCTGGGCTTCACCAAAATGGAAGGCACCACCGTCAACATCGCTGACAAGCGCGCCTACTCCGCCATGTCCTACGTCTACAAGACCATGACCGATGGCAGCAACGACATCCACGTCGAAGGCCCGAAAGCCGGTGCAGTGTACGAGCACATCCTGCAGGGCGGCCAGAAAGACAGCGAAGGCAATGCCATTGACAGCGAGTGGGTATCAACTCACATGGAACCGCCAGCAGCCCTGATAGGTGAAGATCTGGCCAAGGCCGATGCGCTGGGCAACAGTGCCCACGCTGACAAGATTGCCAACCCTGACAACCTGAAGTTCTCGGAAAAACTGCGCACCCTGTTCATCGGTGAAGACAGTGGCAACCACGTCAACAACTTCCTGTGGGCTTACAACGTCGACACCAAGGAACTGAGCCGCATCCTGTCCTGCCCGGCAGGTGCCGAGTCAACCGGCCTGCACGCGGTAGATGAAATCAATGGCTGGACCTACATCATGAGCAACCTGCAGCACCCCGGTGACTGGGAAAGCCCCCTGCACGATGTAGTGAAAGACACGCTGGATCCCCTGGTACGTGCCAACTATAAGGACCGTTTTGGCGCCGCTGTGGGTTATGTCACCGGTATGCCCGAACTGGGTTAA